The following proteins are co-located in the Chlorogloeopsis sp. ULAP01 genome:
- a CDS encoding glycosyltransferase family 61 protein: protein MLKKQLKKIKVLRELNRVLYRMGIKAKLRKPLIDILLKSKRLKELNRRDLIIRADNCYEYHSPETLNLVKAYYLEDTPSNVKEELKPQKDKISSSYVFEINNIYLIGKYTVGLTEQGEFIRETSVPYYSNNVYWHTADSLSLRALTSYYFSKSSKELPVACSLINSWNHNNYYQWMINTLTKLEGIKYYENKTGLKVPLIIHNQPNKWQIESLKYLGYQEEDFIFWRNQKTLVRNLIVPSFRNLYLDENIYSGYTSPQGLTWLAEELKRYVRKNYTSITDVHPYVYVSRRKAVGRRILNESEVAECLQSYNFRSYVLEELNLAEQINLFSQAKFVIAPHGAGLSNIIFSTNSKVIEICGETPPTLNFAGIARTLGFQYGCLTNPNNSNLSKNDGNIQVDIKRLSTMIDMLI, encoded by the coding sequence ATGCTCAAAAAACAACTAAAAAAAATTAAAGTGCTCAGAGAGTTAAATCGTGTACTTTACAGAATGGGCATTAAAGCTAAACTTCGTAAACCTTTAATAGATATTTTATTAAAATCAAAAAGACTAAAAGAATTGAATCGTAGAGATTTAATAATAAGAGCAGATAATTGCTATGAGTATCATTCTCCAGAAACTTTAAACTTAGTGAAGGCATATTACTTAGAAGACACACCTTCTAATGTAAAAGAAGAGTTAAAACCTCAAAAAGATAAGATATCAAGCTCTTATGTTTTTGAAATTAATAACATCTATTTGATAGGAAAATATACTGTTGGTTTAACTGAGCAGGGAGAATTTATAAGAGAAACTAGTGTTCCTTATTATAGTAACAATGTATATTGGCATACAGCAGATAGTCTTTCTTTAAGAGCATTAACATCATATTATTTTTCAAAATCATCTAAAGAGTTGCCTGTTGCCTGTTCTTTAATCAACAGTTGGAATCATAATAACTACTATCAGTGGATGATAAATACATTAACTAAATTGGAAGGAATAAAATATTATGAAAATAAGACAGGTTTAAAAGTTCCTCTAATTATTCATAATCAACCAAATAAATGGCAGATAGAATCACTCAAATATTTAGGATATCAAGAAGAAGATTTTATCTTTTGGAGAAATCAAAAGACATTAGTAAGAAATCTCATCGTACCTAGCTTCCGAAACCTATATCTAGATGAGAATATATACAGTGGATATACTTCTCCTCAAGGTTTAACATGGTTGGCAGAAGAACTAAAACGATATGTTCGTAAAAATTACACTTCAATTACAGATGTACATCCCTATGTTTATGTTTCTCGAAGAAAAGCAGTAGGCAGGCGGATATTAAATGAATCTGAAGTAGCCGAGTGTCTACAGTCTTATAATTTTAGGAGTTATGTACTAGAAGAGTTAAATTTAGCTGAACAAATAAACTTGTTTTCTCAAGCAAAATTTGTCATTGCGCCACATGGAGCAGGATTAAGTAATATTATATTTAGTACAAATTCTAAAGTAATTGAAATCTGCGGTGAAACCCCACCAACCCTTAACTTTGCAGGAATAGCTAGAACTTTAGGATTCCAGTACGGTTGTTTAACAAATCCTAATAATAGTAATTTGAGTAAAAACGATGGAAATATCCAAGTTGATATCAAAAGGTTGAGTACTATGATAGATATGTTAATTTAA
- a CDS encoding lipopolysaccharide biosynthesis protein — MLINKLRQKLSNQFIRNVGWLGGAELANRIFRLGTTFTLARTFSPHDYGLVAIVMTSNEFAKVFALRSGIGPKIIQANQKDLPTICDTSYWLNWILCGSLFVIQCIAAFPIAWFYKDQQIILPICFSALFYLMLPVFLVQSALIERENRLKIAALCNVIQSLIGNILTIALAVMGLGMWAVVIPIVLSTPVWIVVMLKNNSWRPPKSFKLEKWREIIDFGKDILGVELLGRLRSNIDYLIIGRFLGLDALGIYYFAFNAGLGISQNVVNACTAALFPHLCEVRGNFEQLKQRYFSSLKSTSTVVVPLILLQSSLAPFYVPIVFGQKWVSAVPILILICLSALALPLYNTASQLLNAVGKTQINLYYSFIYTELFTIALLIAVKFGIIWVAAAVLICQLLVNSIFSVWAIRNIFRKNSSLTLTRLKS; from the coding sequence ATGCTGATCAATAAGTTAAGACAAAAATTAAGCAATCAATTTATTCGTAATGTTGGTTGGCTAGGCGGAGCAGAGCTAGCCAATCGTATCTTTCGCTTGGGGACAACTTTTACTTTAGCTCGTACATTTAGTCCCCATGATTATGGATTGGTAGCGATCGTAATGACTTCCAATGAATTCGCAAAAGTTTTTGCTCTTCGTTCTGGAATTGGGCCTAAGATAATTCAAGCTAATCAAAAAGATTTACCAACAATTTGTGATACATCATATTGGTTGAATTGGATTTTGTGTGGTTCTCTTTTTGTTATCCAATGTATTGCTGCCTTTCCAATTGCTTGGTTTTATAAGGATCAACAAATTATTTTACCTATTTGTTTTAGCGCTTTATTTTACTTGATGTTACCAGTTTTTCTGGTTCAAAGCGCATTAATTGAGCGAGAGAATCGACTCAAGATAGCAGCATTATGCAATGTCATTCAGTCGTTGATTGGCAACATTTTGACAATTGCTCTAGCTGTAATGGGATTAGGAATGTGGGCTGTAGTTATACCAATTGTTTTAAGCACTCCAGTATGGATAGTAGTTATGCTTAAAAATAATTCTTGGCGGCCTCCAAAGTCTTTTAAGCTTGAGAAGTGGCGTGAAATTATTGATTTTGGTAAAGATATACTTGGCGTTGAATTACTAGGTAGACTCAGATCTAATATAGACTACTTAATCATTGGTCGTTTTCTAGGACTTGATGCACTAGGAATTTATTATTTCGCTTTCAATGCTGGATTAGGAATTAGTCAAAATGTGGTAAATGCATGCACTGCTGCTTTGTTCCCTCATCTTTGCGAAGTCCGTGGGAACTTTGAGCAGCTCAAACAGAGATATTTTAGTAGTCTTAAATCAACTTCTACTGTTGTAGTTCCGCTGATTCTTTTGCAGTCAAGTTTAGCTCCCTTTTATGTACCGATTGTTTTTGGTCAAAAATGGGTATCGGCTGTGCCAATTTTGATACTTATTTGTCTTTCAGCTCTGGCACTTCCCCTTTACAATACTGCCAGTCAGTTACTAAATGCCGTAGGTAAAACTCAAATCAATCTTTACTACAGCTTTATTTATACTGAATTATTTACTATAGCTTTGTTAATAGCGGTTAAATTTGGAATAATATGGGTAGCCGCAGCTGTACTAATTTGTCAGTTACTAGTTAATTCTATTTTTAGTGTCTGGGCTATTAGAAATATTTTCAGAAAAAACTCTAGCCTTACATTAACAAGATTAAAGTCATAG